A region of Mauremys mutica isolate MM-2020 ecotype Southern chromosome 24, ASM2049712v1, whole genome shotgun sequence DNA encodes the following proteins:
- the ACTL9 gene encoding actin-like protein 9: MSSDSPRTGSSRLSSPDPVTPRSMNPQTGRLGTRSPSRRSRAHSSDQYLKAKGAAEESRFTRERSSSPVKDRPVVKKTGAVVIETGTGSCKAGFAGQQKPKSIVGTLVGHLSERSIKSGGTGPDTFIGENARLQPNVEIIFPVRNGIIIDWEAAEVLWRHMFYHDLKVPPEEHALLMSDPPLSPTTNREKMVEVVFESLNSPGMYMAYHSVLSVYAHGKISGLVVDTGYAVTHTVPVLEGYNLPHAIERMDIAGSHLTSFLLQLLGDTGHAFNERMMHIVEDIKHKFCYVAADFESECNLPKAEYMVDFQLPDGQIISLGKERFQCPERLFNPPTMPGVSLVGIHGMALRSLKKVPKEARRDMHQNVLLCGGSSLFEGLEKRFSSELLQKVPANTKLRVSSIPLRNYAAWTGGSILASLKNFQSCWIRKEKYQEYGPYIVHRKCY; encoded by the coding sequence ATGTCTTCAGACAGCCCAAGGACAGGTAGCTCAAGACTATCCAGTCCAGACCCCGTGACTCCAAGGTCAATGAATCCACAAACAGGCAGGCTAGGGACAAGGAGCCCCTCTCGAAGATCCAGGGCCCATTCTTCAGATCAGTACCTCAAGGCTAAAGGAGCAGCAGAAGAAAGCCGGTTCACTAGAGAGCGGTCTAGTTCCCCTGTGAAAGACCGCCCGGTTGTGAAGAAGACAGGCGCCGTTGTGATAGAAACGGGTACTGGGAGCTGTAAAGCAGGGTTTGCTGGGCAGCAGAAACCCAAATCCATTGTTGGTACTTTGGTCGGCCATCTTTCGGAGAGGTCAATAAAGTCTGGAGGGACAGGACCAGACACTTTTATTGGAGAGAATGCCCGACTGCAACCCAATGTGGAGATCATTTTTCCTGTGAGGAATGGCATCATCATCGATTGGGAGGCAGCAGAGGTCCTCTGGAGACACATGTTCTATCACGACCTTAAGGTTCCTCCAGAAGAGCATGCTCTATTGATGTCAGATCCACCCCTCAGCCCTACCACCAACAGAGAGAAGATGGTGGAAGTGGTGTTTGAATCTCTGAACTCTCCTGGCATGTACATGGCTTATCACTCTGTCTTGTCAGTATATGCCCACGGGAAAATCAGTGGCTTGGTGGTAGATACGGGTTACGCAGTGACCCACACTGTACCGGTCCTGGAAGGTTACAACTTGCCACATGCCATTGAGAGAATGGATATTGCCGGATCTCACTTGACTTCCTTTCTGCTACAGCTTCTCGGGGACACGGGGCATGCGTTTAATGAGAGGATGATGCATATTGTGGAAGATATCAAGCATAAGTTCTGCTATGTCGCTGCTGACTTTGAAAGCGAGTGCAATCTTCCCAAGGCGGAATACATGGTAGATTTCCAGCTGCCGGACGGCCAGATCATCAGCCTAGGGAAAGAGCGATTCCAGTGCCCAGAGAGATTATTCAACCCCCCAACTATGCCCGGTGTTTCCCTCGTGGGCATCCATGGCATGGCCCTGAGAAGCTTAAAGAAAGTCCCCAAAGAAGCCAGGAGAGACATGCACCAAAATGTACTTCTCTGTGGAGGTTCCTCTCTCTTTGAGGGGCTGGAGAAGAGGTTTTCCAGTGAGCTCCTTCAGAAAGTGCCAGCTAACACCAAGCTGAGAGTTTCCTCCATCCCGCTGAGGAATTATGCTGCTTGGACTGGAGGCTCCATCCTGGCTTCCTTGAAGAACTTCCAGTCGTGTTGGATTCGAAAGGAGAAGTACCAAGAGTATGGGCCATACATTGTCCATCGGAAGTGCTACTGA